Proteins from a genomic interval of Pogoniulus pusillus isolate bPogPus1 chromosome 42, bPogPus1.pri, whole genome shotgun sequence:
- the ANXA4 gene encoding annexin A4 — protein MATIKGVSSFSAEQEAQALRKAMKGLGTDEDAIIDILTKLNTAQRQQVLITYKSTIGRDLIDDLKSELSGNFERVIVAMMTPSTMYDVQELRRALKGAGTDEGCLIEILASRSNQEIQHINHNYRLKYGSSLEEDIVSDTSSTFRRVLVSLATGNRDEGTYVDSALAQQDAQCLYEAGEKRWGTDEVQFMSILCTRNRQHLLMVFDVYRSIANKDITDSIKSEMSGDLEDALLAVVKCVRNKPAYFAERLYKSMKGLGTDDSTLIRVMVSRSELDMLEIRREFLSMYGKSLHSFIKGDCSGDYRKVLLRLCGGED, from the exons ATG GCAACCATCAAGGGGGTGTCCAGCTTCAGTGCTGAGCAGGAAGCACAGGCCCTGAGGAAGGCTATGAAGGGGCTTG GCACAGATGAAGATGCCATCATTGACATCCTGACCAAGCTGAACACTGCCCAGAGGCAGCAGGTTCTGATCACCTATAAGAGCACCATTGGCAGG GACCTGATTGATGATCTGAAGTCTGAGCTGAGTGGGAACTTCGAGAGGGTGATCGTGGCCATGATGACTCCAAGCACCATGTATGAtgtgcaggagctgaggagggcTCTGAAG GGTGCAGGAACAGATGAGGGATGCCTGATCGAGATCCTGGCCTCACGCTCCAACCAGGAGATCCAACACATCAACCACAACTACAGACTGa AGTAcggcagcagcctggaggaggacaTCGTCTCGGACACCTCCTCCACCTTCCGCAGGGTCCTCGTGTCCCTGGCCACG GGCAACAGAGATGAAGGCACTTACGTGGacagtgccctggcacagcaggatgctcag TGCCTgtacgaggctggggagaagaggtgggggaCAGACGAGGTCCAGTTCATGTCCATCCTCTGCACTCGGAACAGGCAGCACCTGCTGATGG TTTTTGATGTGTACAGAAGCATTGCCAACAAGGACATCACAGACAGCATCAAGTCAGAGATGTCAGGAGACCTGGAGGATGCTCTCTTAGCTGTGG TGAAGTGTGTGAGAAACAAACCTGCATACTTTGCTGAAAGGTTGTACAAATCCATGAAG GGCCTGGGCACAGATGACAGCACCCTGATCCGGGTGATGGTGTCCCGCTCCgagctggacatgctggagatcAGGAGAGAGTTCCTGAGCATGTATGGCAAATCTCTGCACTCCTTCATCAag